A single genomic interval of Bufo gargarizans isolate SCDJY-AF-19 unplaced genomic scaffold, ASM1485885v1 original_scaffold_807_pilon, whole genome shotgun sequence harbors:
- the LOC122924098 gene encoding histone H2A type 1-like, whose amino-acid sequence MSGRGKQGGKVRAKAKTRSSRAGLQFPVGRVHRLLRKGNYAQRVGAGAPVYLAAVLEYLTAEILELAGNAARDNKKTRIIPRHLQLAVRNDEELNKLLGGVTIAQGGVLPNIQAVLLPKKTESSKPAKSK is encoded by the coding sequence CAAACAAGGAGGCAAAGTGCGGGCTAAGGCCAAGACCCGCTCATCCCGGGCAGGGCTCCAGTTCCCGGTCGGCCGTGTGCACAGGCTCCTCCGCAAGGGCAACTACGCCCAGAGGGTGGGCGCCGGCGCTCCCGTCTACTTGGCCGCCGTGCTAGAGTATCTCACCGCCGAGATCCTGGAGCTGGCCGGCAATGCCGCCCGCGACAACAAGAAGACCCGCATCATCCCCCGTCACCTGCAGCTGGCCGTGCGCAACGACGAGGAGCTCAACAAGCTGCTGGGCGGAGTCACCATCGCCCAGGGAGGCGTCCTGCCCAACATCCAGGCCGTGCTGCTGCCCAAGAAGACCGAGAGCAGCAAGCCGGCCAAGAGCAAGTGA